The following coding sequences are from one Mytilus trossulus isolate FHL-02 chromosome 8, PNRI_Mtr1.1.1.hap1, whole genome shotgun sequence window:
- the LOC134727937 gene encoding uncharacterized protein LOC134727937, with the protein MTEKVERQIKTMGSSPLNAFLPRFLQNMDCLLCFGNNEIKQDDDSGRSMVIDFLAPPTQFGFYDTAADFVHKFRQEKIRPHWAKRHTDIPGIVDIIKDTYGDNIDKFTKLKFDSGIDRCGIFMNKYLMEIFGRPQNYFKWC; encoded by the exons ATGACAGAAAAGGTGGAACGTCAGATTAAAACTATGGGTTCGTCACCTCTAAACGCTTTTTTGCCGAGATTTCTCCAAAACATGGACTGTTTGTTGTGTTTTGGGAACAACGAGATTAAGCAAGACGACGATTCTGGCCGTTCTATGGTGATTGACTTCCTAGCTCCGCCCACACAGTTTGGATTTTATGACACAGCAGCAGAC TTTGTTCACAAATTCCGTCAAGAGAAAATAAGACCACACTGGGCCAAACGTCACACAGATATTCCTGGGATAGTGGACATCATAAAAGACACATACGGAGATAACATAGACAAGTTCACAAAACTCAAATTTGATTCCGGAATAGATCGATGTGGCATCTTCATGAACAAATACTTAATGGAAATTTTTGGACGTCCTCAGAATTATTTCAAATGGTGTTAG